Proteins from a genomic interval of Bacteroidales bacterium:
- a CDS encoding ABC transporter permease, which translates to MNKILLIIEREFMSRVRKKSFIIMTLLGPILFGSLMVGPMLLAMYGRDDSKKTIVVLDESRYFTNTLAEKGNVTYNYIPSTNLDSIKNVYKKAGFYGVLYIGKVENFTPASIRFFSQEQPSIDLLSNLESSISKELEKRKLAKYNIPNFEEILKDIKTDVSVRTIQWKEDGSEKEGSTHMAMAVAYICGFAIYMFIFIFGAQVMRGVIEEKTSRIVEVVISSVKPFQLMMGKILGIAAVALTQLIIWVVLTSGIVMVAQSVLLDEKAQKAVQNYSQIQNASQFGNQMGGTDIVKLDGNQQKMVDIMVAIKNINLFLIIGAFIFFFLFGYLLYSAMFAAIGAAVDNETETQQFMLPVTIPLIFAIIIMMQTFQNPNGALSLWCSYIPFTSPIIMMARVPFGVSGWEILISGIILVASFIGMTWLSSKIYRVGILMYGKKTSWKEMLKWIRYKS; encoded by the coding sequence ATGAATAAAATACTACTGATTATCGAAAGGGAATTTATGTCGAGGGTTCGTAAGAAATCCTTCATCATAATGACATTATTGGGACCAATACTTTTTGGATCATTAATGGTTGGCCCGATGCTACTCGCCATGTATGGGAGAGATGATTCTAAGAAAACCATCGTTGTCCTAGATGAGTCACGCTATTTCACCAATACATTAGCCGAAAAAGGGAACGTAACATATAATTATATTCCTAGCACAAACCTCGATTCTATTAAGAATGTCTATAAAAAAGCGGGGTTTTATGGTGTACTATACATTGGCAAAGTCGAAAACTTCACTCCTGCCAGTATTCGATTTTTCTCACAGGAACAACCTAGCATCGACCTACTCTCAAACTTAGAATCTTCAATATCAAAAGAATTAGAAAAAAGGAAATTGGCAAAATATAATATTCCAAATTTTGAGGAGATTCTAAAAGACATTAAAACCGATGTAAGTGTTAGAACCATACAGTGGAAGGAGGATGGTTCGGAGAAAGAAGGTAGTACTCACATGGCAATGGCAGTTGCCTACATTTGTGGTTTTGCTATATATATGTTCATTTTCATATTTGGTGCTCAAGTGATGAGAGGTGTTATTGAGGAAAAAACCAGCCGAATTGTTGAGGTGGTAATATCCTCTGTTAAACCCTTCCAACTGATGATGGGAAAAATCTTAGGTATTGCAGCTGTGGCTTTAACTCAACTAATTATTTGGGTCGTTCTTACTAGTGGAATTGTTATGGTTGCACAATCAGTTCTTTTGGACGAAAAGGCACAAAAGGCCGTTCAGAACTACTCCCAGATTCAAAACGCATCCCAATTCGGAAATCAAATGGGTGGCACTGATATAGTTAAATTAGATGGAAACCAGCAGAAGATGGTAGATATTATGGTGGCCATAAAAAATATCAATCTATTTTTAATAATTGGGGCATTTATATTCTTCTTCCTTTTCGGATACTTACTCTATTCTGCAATGTTTGCCGCTATTGGAGCCGCTGTTGATAACGAGACAGAAACTCAGCAATTCATGCTCCCGGTTACAATCCCGCTCATTTTTGCGATTATTATAATGATGCAAACCTTTCAAAACCCTAATGGAGCTTTATCGCTCTGGTGCTCATACATTCCATTTACCTCGCCAATTATTATGATGGCAAGAGTTCCTTTTGGTGTTTCGGGTTGGGAAATTCTGATTTCAGGAATTATTTTAGTTGCTTCTTTTATAGGAATGACTTGGTTATCATCAAAAATTTACCGTGTAGGTATTTTGATGTACGGTAAAAAAACATCATGGAAAGAGATGTTGAAATGGATTAGATATAAGAGTTAG
- a CDS encoding HD domain-containing protein codes for MINKIAISVEELCKHDSSGHDWWHIHRVWNLAKLIGKKEDVDLHLVELAALLHDLDDWKLSDKNQEDLPNARRLLAENSVSKDIIEKVVLIINEVSFKGAGVETNPTSTEAMVVQDADRLDAIGAIGIARTFAYGGFKNQPLHIPDLKPTLHKNFEDYKSTRTSTINHFYEKLLLLKDRLNTNTAKELAIQRHRFMEQFLEQFYTEWNQEK; via the coding sequence ATGATTAACAAAATTGCAATATCCGTTGAAGAGCTTTGCAAGCACGATTCATCGGGTCACGATTGGTGGCATATACATAGGGTTTGGAACCTAGCAAAGCTAATAGGTAAAAAGGAAGATGTGGATTTACATCTAGTAGAACTTGCTGCCCTACTTCACGATTTGGACGACTGGAAACTTAGCGATAAGAACCAAGAAGATTTACCCAATGCACGTAGATTACTTGCCGAAAACAGCGTTTCTAAAGATATAATAGAAAAAGTGGTTTTAATTATAAACGAGGTGTCGTTTAAGGGCGCCGGTGTAGAAACCAATCCAACCTCAACGGAAGCAATGGTTGTTCAGGATGCCGATAGGCTCGATGCAATTGGTGCAATTGGCATTGCAAGAACGTTTGCGTATGGGGGCTTTAAAAATCAACCTTTACACATACCCGATCTTAAACCTACCCTCCATAAAAATTTTGAAGATTATAAAAGCACCAGAACCTCTACAATCAACCATTTCTACGAAAAACTTCTTCTACTAAAAGATAGGTTAAACACAAATACAGCCAAAGAACTAGCTATTCAACGCCATCGGTTTATGGAGCAATTCCTTGAACAGTTCTATACGGAATGGAATCAAGAGAAATAA
- a CDS encoding N-acetylmuramidase family protein, producing MGKILDDAKKSVHNLNLIFFWAILFVIALILIMIIVTVFQLVFGNINVYSFVAINLILIWLGLLIGYLAWAIYFYNINLGLTNESWAELKEQSKSEAESMATEQKLTQKYAGPEDNLYKEQSLGLPPGTIRGTLALTLMIGGLSLFIYSMGGPKLQEGNSFIYDNFEFFKTAFLMMIAFYFGSKSLEYLRKDNPGGIILKRFNNQTSQVENTQPSSSSNADTSNVTVTPSSQTLQQTTQTTTVASSKMQSSPVMAKKEPTATLTAQGDNFVIEHKTLDNDDIEESCKTLNIEPAAMHAVIEVESGDSGFFENGQVKILFEGHVFWKHLADRKAKGLIPQGPEYYAPTYPDIVYKDWTRQYYLVDEKEYLRLEKAMLIDRDSAYLSTSWGKFQILGENFEAAGFKGKTISDFVEAQKISEMEHLKAFIAFISNTIYKGKNLISYLQSKDWSSFARAYNGPSYAENKYDINLEQSYHDFSIRMNTNIKATLTRKEYETKQTLGDLVVEEGGSTIFNCKTLELPDLKNQRNISCIPNGTYTVLKRNSEKYGTHFQLLNVPDRSMILIHSGNYYTHTKGCILVGSNFQDLNQDGMRDVIESKNTLIKLYALMPDKFELKIC from the coding sequence ATGGGAAAAATACTTGACGATGCAAAAAAATCAGTTCACAACCTGAATTTGATATTCTTTTGGGCAATACTATTTGTAATAGCATTGATCCTAATCATGATAATTGTAACAGTTTTTCAGCTGGTTTTCGGAAATATCAATGTATATAGTTTTGTAGCCATCAATCTGATACTGATATGGTTAGGATTGCTTATCGGGTATCTAGCCTGGGCTATATATTTCTATAATATCAACCTTGGCCTTACCAACGAGAGCTGGGCAGAGCTTAAAGAACAAAGCAAAAGCGAAGCAGAATCGATGGCCACTGAGCAAAAATTGACTCAGAAATACGCTGGCCCTGAGGATAATCTTTATAAAGAACAAAGCCTTGGACTTCCTCCGGGAACTATCCGTGGAACATTGGCTTTAACACTGATGATAGGCGGTTTGTCCCTATTTATTTACTCCATGGGAGGCCCAAAGCTTCAGGAAGGGAATAGCTTTATTTACGATAATTTCGAGTTCTTTAAGACCGCATTTTTGATGATGATTGCATTTTACTTTGGATCAAAATCACTGGAATACTTAAGGAAAGACAACCCTGGTGGTATTATACTGAAACGATTTAACAACCAAACCTCACAGGTTGAAAACACTCAACCATCATCTAGTTCAAATGCAGATACTTCTAATGTTACAGTTACACCATCATCTCAAACTCTACAACAAACCACGCAAACAACAACAGTTGCTAGTTCAAAAATGCAAAGTTCGCCAGTAATGGCGAAAAAAGAACCAACTGCAACCCTAACTGCACAAGGTGACAACTTCGTTATAGAACACAAAACACTTGATAACGATGACATTGAGGAAAGCTGTAAGACATTAAACATTGAACCAGCCGCTATGCATGCGGTTATAGAAGTAGAGTCAGGCGATTCAGGATTTTTTGAAAACGGTCAGGTAAAAATTCTATTCGAAGGCCATGTGTTTTGGAAACATTTAGCCGATAGAAAAGCAAAAGGGTTAATACCACAAGGGCCAGAGTATTACGCTCCAACCTACCCAGATATCGTTTACAAGGACTGGACAAGACAATATTATCTTGTTGATGAAAAGGAATATTTACGGTTGGAAAAGGCAATGCTTATTGATCGCGATTCAGCATATCTGTCAACCTCATGGGGCAAATTCCAAATCCTAGGAGAAAACTTTGAGGCTGCAGGTTTTAAAGGAAAAACAATAAGTGATTTTGTTGAGGCTCAAAAAATATCGGAAATGGAGCATCTAAAAGCGTTTATTGCTTTTATTTCCAATACAATATATAAAGGTAAAAATCTAATAAGTTACTTACAAAGCAAAGATTGGAGCAGTTTTGCACGTGCTTACAATGGACCTAGCTACGCCGAAAATAAATACGACATTAACCTAGAGCAGTCCTATCATGATTTCTCTATTCGCATGAATACCAACATAAAAGCCACGCTCACAAGGAAAGAATATGAAACCAAGCAAACACTGGGCGATTTAGTGGTTGAAGAAGGTGGAAGTACAATATTTAACTGTAAAACCTTAGAACTCCCAGATCTAAAAAATCAAAGGAATATTAGCTGTATCCCAAATGGTACATACACAGTTCTAAAAAGAAACAGCGAAAAATATGGTACCCATTTTCAGCTATTGAATGTCCCCGATCGGTCAATGATACTAATCCATTCAGGCAACTACTATACTCATACTAAGGGCTGTATTTTAGTTGGTTCAAATTTTCAAGATCTTAATCAGGACGGTATGCGCGATGTAATTGAAAGCAAGAATACCCTAATCAAACTATATGCTTTAATGCCCGATAAGTTTGAACTTAAAATTTGCTAA
- a CDS encoding phosphatase, producing the protein MRVAIIDMGTNTFNLLIAETNGDSSYNILHNGKYAVKLGEGGIDKKFIAPEAWNRGLAAIESHINTISSFNVEKIFAFATSATRDAENGAAFVNEIYNRHKLKVDVIAGETEARFIYQGVKQAIDLGNSINLVLDIGGGSNELILCNAKQAFWMHSFNLGVQRLLQQFKPSDPITPEEVIQIELFLDQELKLLFEASISYLPIRLIGSSGSFDTFRSLLTHAGVIPFTKQNYAEIPLSAYNLLHQTLLKSTRVERVAMKGMESIRVDFIVIGSIFTNYIIKRLGITSIYHSEFALKEGVLWELMDNVHKT; encoded by the coding sequence ATGCGAGTTGCTATTATTGATATGGGTACCAACACCTTTAATCTGCTTATTGCTGAAACCAATGGCGATAGTAGTTACAACATCCTTCACAATGGCAAGTACGCAGTTAAACTTGGCGAGGGAGGTATCGATAAAAAATTTATCGCCCCGGAAGCATGGAATAGGGGATTGGCAGCAATTGAATCGCATATAAATACAATCTCATCATTTAATGTTGAAAAAATTTTTGCCTTTGCCACATCCGCAACTCGTGATGCTGAGAATGGTGCTGCTTTCGTAAATGAAATCTACAATAGACACAAACTAAAGGTTGATGTAATAGCGGGCGAAACCGAGGCTCGTTTCATCTATCAGGGTGTTAAACAGGCTATAGATTTGGGCAATAGCATTAACCTAGTCCTTGATATTGGCGGTGGAAGCAACGAACTTATTCTTTGCAACGCAAAGCAAGCGTTTTGGATGCACAGCTTTAACCTTGGTGTACAGCGGCTTTTACAACAATTCAAACCAAGCGACCCAATAACTCCCGAAGAGGTGATACAAATTGAGCTATTCCTCGATCAAGAGCTTAAACTTCTATTCGAGGCATCAATTAGCTACCTTCCTATTCGGTTGATTGGTAGCTCGGGATCATTTGATACATTCAGGAGTTTATTGACTCATGCAGGAGTCATCCCTTTTACAAAACAAAACTACGCCGAAATACCACTATCAGCATATAATTTACTACACCAAACATTACTAAAATCAACTAGAGTAGAGCGTGTCGCAATGAAAGGAATGGAATCTATTCGGGTTGATTTTATTGTTATAGGATCAATTTTTACAAACTATATCATCAAGAGGTTGGGAATAACCTCTATCTATCATTCAGAATTTGCATTAAAAGAAGGAGTTTTATGGGAATTGATGGATAATGTGCATAAAACATAG
- a CDS encoding sigma-54-dependent Fis family transcriptional regulator, with translation MSKILVIDDERAIRNTLKEILEFEKHEVDVAEEGMSAIEMFKTGNYDVVLCDIKMPQMDGIEVLDKLQEHSSETPVIMISGHGNIDTAVEAIKKGAYDFIEKPLDLNRLLITIRNATDKTTLIQETKILKKKVNKTYDIIGDSIAISKVKDIIDKVAPTNSRVLITGSNGTGKELVARWLHEKSNRSDMPFVEVNCAAIPSELIESELFGHEKGAFTSAIKQRKGKFEQADAGTLFLDEIGDMSLSAQAKVLRALQENKVSRVGSDKDIEVNVRVIAATNKNLQKEIEAGHFREDLYHRLSVIIIHVPSLNDRVEDIPALVDHFIELICSEHGMPKKTISPKAIEELKKIKWTGNIREFRNVIERLIILCSKEITDQDVKAFANPVFQ, from the coding sequence ATGTCCAAAATACTTGTAATAGACGATGAACGGGCAATCCGTAACACTCTTAAGGAAATCCTTGAATTCGAAAAGCACGAGGTAGATGTTGCAGAGGAAGGCATGAGTGCAATTGAAATGTTTAAAACAGGTAATTATGATGTTGTGCTTTGCGATATCAAAATGCCACAAATGGATGGAATTGAAGTGCTCGATAAGCTTCAGGAACACTCTTCGGAGACACCAGTTATAATGATTTCTGGACATGGAAATATTGATACAGCCGTTGAGGCCATCAAAAAGGGAGCATACGATTTTATTGAAAAACCTCTCGATCTGAATCGTTTACTAATCACAATACGTAACGCCACCGATAAAACAACGCTTATTCAGGAGACAAAAATCCTGAAAAAGAAGGTAAACAAAACCTACGATATTATTGGTGATTCTATAGCAATTAGCAAGGTTAAGGATATTATCGATAAGGTTGCACCCACCAATTCTAGGGTATTAATCACTGGATCAAACGGAACAGGCAAAGAGCTTGTGGCTCGCTGGCTACACGAAAAAAGCAATCGCTCCGATATGCCATTCGTTGAGGTTAACTGCGCAGCAATTCCATCGGAGCTGATAGAGAGTGAACTTTTCGGTCACGAAAAAGGGGCATTTACTTCCGCTATCAAACAGCGCAAGGGAAAATTCGAACAGGCCGATGCTGGAACGCTCTTCCTCGATGAGATTGGTGACATGAGCCTTAGCGCACAAGCAAAGGTTCTAAGAGCCTTGCAAGAAAATAAGGTTAGCAGAGTAGGTAGCGATAAAGACATTGAAGTAAACGTTAGGGTAATTGCTGCTACCAATAAAAATCTCCAAAAAGAGATTGAAGCGGGGCATTTCCGCGAAGATTTGTATCATCGTTTAAGCGTAATCATAATCCATGTTCCATCTCTCAACGATAGAGTTGAGGATATTCCAGCTCTTGTAGATCATTTCATCGAGCTAATTTGCTCGGAGCATGGAATGCCAAAGAAAACAATTAGCCCAAAAGCCATAGAGGAGCTAAAAAAGATAAAATGGACAGGAAATATCCGCGAGTTCAGAAATGTTATTGAAAGGTTAATAATCCTTTGTAGCAAGGAGATAACCGATCAGGATGTTAAAGCATTTGCTAACCCTGTATTTCAGTAA
- a CDS encoding ABC transporter ATP-binding protein, whose protein sequence is MNLLTAEHVEKRFSNHLALDDVSIYVPEKSIYGLLGPNGAGKTTLIRIINQITGPDKGEVTFAGRKMVADDIYQIGYLPEERGLYKKMKVGEQALYLAQLKGLSKTDAIKRLKYWFEKFEIQTWWDKKVEELSKGMAQKVQFIVTVIHEPRLLIFDEPFSGFDPINANILKEEILKLKEKGATIIFSTHNMGSVEELCDHITLINKSKNILNGPINEVRQKYGNNVFELTFKGDVQKLRSSLDSNYTLLSDSEDAGLKKAQIKINNYSSDNRLLSMVIPAVEVTGFNQLIPSMNDIFIKVVESYNQANGVTAN, encoded by the coding sequence ATGAATCTTCTAACCGCAGAGCACGTCGAGAAGCGATTCTCTAACCATCTTGCACTCGATGATGTGAGCATTTACGTTCCCGAGAAAAGTATCTATGGACTTCTTGGTCCAAACGGTGCAGGGAAAACAACACTAATCAGAATTATCAATCAAATTACTGGTCCCGATAAAGGTGAAGTAACCTTTGCAGGTCGGAAAATGGTTGCCGACGACATCTATCAAATTGGATACCTACCAGAGGAGCGTGGATTATACAAAAAAATGAAAGTTGGTGAGCAGGCCTTGTATCTGGCTCAACTTAAAGGACTAAGCAAAACTGATGCTATAAAACGCTTAAAATATTGGTTTGAAAAGTTCGAAATACAGACTTGGTGGGATAAAAAGGTTGAAGAACTATCTAAGGGGATGGCACAAAAAGTGCAGTTCATTGTTACTGTTATCCACGAACCTCGACTACTCATTTTCGATGAGCCCTTCAGCGGTTTCGATCCAATCAATGCAAATATTCTAAAAGAAGAGATCCTTAAACTAAAAGAAAAAGGAGCAACAATCATATTTTCAACCCACAACATGGGTTCAGTGGAAGAACTTTGCGACCATATCACTCTTATCAACAAATCAAAGAATATACTGAACGGCCCTATAAATGAGGTTCGTCAAAAGTATGGAAACAATGTTTTTGAATTAACTTTTAAAGGAGATGTTCAGAAACTACGGAGTAGTCTTGATTCAAATTATACTCTACTAAGCGATAGTGAGGATGCTGGACTTAAAAAAGCTCAGATTAAGATAAATAATTACTCTTCCGACAATCGTTTGTTAAGTATGGTTATTCCTGCTGTTGAAGTAACTGGATTCAACCAACTTATCCCAAGCATGAACGATATATTCATTAAGGTAGTTGAAAGTTACAATCAGGCTAACGGAGTAACTGCCAATTAG
- a CDS encoding class I SAM-dependent methyltransferase, protein MKLIENATAEKLRGGFYTPEPIAEFILRWGINGSTDFDILEPSCGDGVFLEQLKELKSKYNSITAIEFDEIEAQKADKIDLKDKQIINDDFHTYCNNTNQRFDLIVGNPPYIRYQFFNRQQQVEAGDIFIKAGLTYSKLTNAWVSFVVGSSLLLKERGGRIGFVLPAEILQVSFALQLRKFIAHFYNKINIISFEKLVFPNIQQEVVLLLCEKNGTKEHNIEHIELKDARELNTLDTTRLKSPQKKIDFKSNKWTFYFLEQEEIDFLENIAKNRNIPTLGKYANVEVGITTGSNAFFTVPLTTVEEYDLQGYAKPMVGRSVQVNSVIFTEKDWELNKNSKAKAHLLTFPDKQNLNQKNGAVKYIAYGESLGINKGYKTSIRNDWFVVPSLKISEALFIRRNNLYPRLIINEAKAYTTDTMHRVFVKQGTDINALTASYYNSLSLAFAEVCGRSHGGGVLELMPNEAEKILLPYHKDNASLISQIDKLIRDKTDIEEVLEITNKVILEECYGLTKREINIAHSIWKKLSARRLNRGK, encoded by the coding sequence ATGAAATTGATTGAGAACGCAACAGCAGAGAAGTTAAGAGGTGGTTTTTATACTCCAGAACCAATTGCGGAATTTATTTTGCGTTGGGGAATTAATGGGAGCACCGATTTTGATATACTAGAGCCAAGTTGCGGTGATGGTGTTTTTCTTGAACAGTTGAAAGAATTAAAGTCAAAATACAATTCAATTACAGCAATTGAGTTTGATGAAATTGAAGCCCAGAAAGCAGATAAAATTGATTTAAAAGATAAACAAATCATAAATGATGATTTTCATACATATTGCAATAATACTAATCAACGCTTTGATTTAATTGTGGGTAATCCACCATACATTCGCTACCAATTTTTTAATAGACAGCAACAAGTTGAAGCAGGAGATATTTTCATTAAGGCAGGATTGACTTATTCCAAACTCACAAATGCTTGGGTTTCGTTTGTTGTTGGTTCATCCCTTTTATTGAAAGAAAGAGGCGGTAGGATTGGTTTTGTGTTACCTGCAGAAATTCTGCAAGTTTCATTTGCATTACAGTTACGAAAATTCATTGCTCACTTTTATAATAAAATTAATATTATTTCATTTGAGAAACTTGTATTTCCAAATATTCAGCAGGAGGTAGTATTACTCCTTTGTGAAAAGAATGGCACTAAAGAACATAATATTGAACACATTGAATTAAAGGATGCAAGGGAATTGAATACCCTCGATACCACAAGATTAAAAAGCCCACAAAAGAAAATTGATTTTAAATCAAATAAATGGACTTTCTATTTTTTAGAGCAAGAGGAAATAGATTTTTTAGAAAACATTGCTAAGAATAGAAATATTCCAACTCTTGGAAAATATGCAAATGTTGAAGTAGGTATAACAACAGGGTCAAATGCCTTTTTTACAGTTCCTCTCACAACTGTTGAAGAGTATGATCTTCAGGGTTATGCAAAACCAATGGTTGGCAGAAGCGTTCAAGTAAATAGCGTAATATTTACTGAAAAGGATTGGGAGTTAAATAAGAACTCAAAAGCGAAAGCTCATCTTCTTACATTTCCTGACAAACAAAACCTGAATCAGAAAAACGGAGCAGTAAAATATATTGCATATGGAGAAAGCTTAGGAATTAACAAGGGTTATAAAACAAGCATTAGAAATGATTGGTTTGTAGTTCCATCTTTGAAAATTTCCGAAGCACTTTTTATCAGAAGAAATAATCTTTATCCACGATTAATAATCAATGAAGCAAAAGCATACACTACAGATACAATGCACCGAGTTTTCGTTAAGCAAGGAACAGATATAAATGCACTAACAGCAAGTTATTATAATTCATTATCTTTGGCATTTGCAGAAGTTTGTGGACGAAGCCATGGCGGTGGAGTTTTAGAATTAATGCCTAATGAGGCAGAAAAAATATTACTTCCATATCACAAAGATAACGCTTCATTGATTTCTCAAATTGACAAACTAATACGAGATAAGACAGATATTGAAGAGGTTCTGGAAATTACTAATAAAGTGATTTTGGAGGAATGTTATGGGCTGACAAAGAGAGAAATAAATATAGCGCATAGCATTTGGAAAAAACTATCGGCGAGAAGATTGAATAGAGGCAAATAA
- a CDS encoding helix-turn-helix transcriptional regulator: MIFEKTFGDTIKNLREERSLTLREVSEALKIDTSMLGKIEKNNRKPTKQLIEKFASFFKVSDKDLTIAFLSDTVAYKVMGEEEFASEVLKVAEKKVKYLKTKKTS, from the coding sequence ATGATTTTTGAAAAAACCTTTGGAGATACTATAAAAAACCTTCGCGAAGAGAGAAGTCTTACATTACGTGAAGTTTCTGAGGCTTTGAAAATTGATACGTCTATGCTAGGTAAGATTGAAAAAAACAATCGCAAACCAACCAAACAACTAATTGAAAAATTTGCAAGTTTTTTTAAAGTAAGTGATAAAGATTTAACCATTGCTTTTCTAAGTGATACGGTTGCATACAAAGTTATGGGTGAAGAAGAATTTGCTAGTGAAGTATTGAAAGTTGCTGAGAAAAAAGTGAAGTATTTAAAAACTAAAAAAACTTCTTAA